ACGTGCGCGTGGATGCGGATGGCTGGACCGCTCGGACGAAGGACGGATCGCTGTCGGCGCATTTCGAGTACTCGATCGCCGTCACCGATTCGGGGGCGCGAGTGTTGGGTCGGATGCCCAAGGCGGCATAGAGGGTAACCAGGAGAAATGGGAGAGTTTTGTCGAAGGAAGATGCAATAGAAGTCGAAGCGGTGGTCAAGGAGCCCTTGCCGAACGCGATGTTCAAAGTGGAGCTCGAGAACGGACACGAGGTTTTGGCCCACGTTTCCGGAAAAATGCGTAAACACTTCATTCGGATTCTTCCGGGTGACAGGGTGCGCATAGAGCTGTCGCCCTACGACCTCGACCGAGGACGGATCACCTACCGCTTGCGCGGCTAGGTCCGAGGAACGAAAAGATGAAAGTACGAGCTTCAGTCAAGAAAATGTGCGCCAAGTGCAAGATCGTCCGCCGTCGTGGTGTCGTTCGGGTGATCTGCGAGAACCCGAAACACAAGCAGAGGCAGGGGTAGCAAGTCATGGCAAGAATCGCGGGCATCGACCTACCGCCCAACAAGCAGATCTGGATCGGATTGACCTACATCCACGGTATCGGAGCGACCAGCTCGCGCCAGATCCTGTCCAAGGCCGGTGTCGAAGAGACCGTAAAGGTCAAGGACCTGGCCGAGGACGAGGCTCGCAAAATCCGAGAGATCATCCAGAACGATCTGCTGGTCGAGGGCGACCTGCGCAAGGATGTCACCCAGAACATCAAGCGCTTGATCGAGATCGGCTCCTACCGGGGCATGCGCCATCGCCGGGGCTTGCCCACGCGCGGCCAGCGCACACACACCAACGCCCGAACCCGCAAGGGACCCAAGCGCGGCGCCGTGGCCGGCAAGAAGAAAGTAAAGAAGTAGAAACGAGGAGTTTCAACTATGGCGAAGAGTAAAACAGGCGGCAAAGAGCGCCGGAAGAAGGAAAAGCGCGTCGTGCCGCACGGTGTCGTTCACGTCAAGGCGACGTTCAACAACACGATCGTGACCGTATCGGATCCCGATGGCGGGGTCCTGACCTGGTCGTCGGCCGGCCGCATCGGCTTCAAGGGATCGCGCAAGGGAACGCCGTTTGCCGCGCAGGTCGCGGGCAAGAACGCGGGCGTTCAGGCCCGTGAATTCGGCGTGCGCAGCGTCGACGTCGAGGTGAACGGACCGGGCGCGGGTCGCGAGTCGGCCATCCGAGCACTTTCGGCTTCGGGAATCGACGTCAAGTCGATCCGCGACGTAACGCCGATCCCGCACAATGGATGCAGAGCACCGAAACGGCGCCGGGTCTGAGGACCCAGCCGTACTCGAGATAGAAGTCGAATTGGAGGAATAGGAATTGGCACGTTACACAGGTCCAGTCTGCCGGCTTTGCCGGCGCGAGCGCATGAAGCTCTTTCTGAAGGGCGATCGGTGCTTCAAAGAGAAGTGCGCCATCGAGCGGCGCGGGTATCCTCCGGGTCAGCACGGCCAGCGGCGCGGTCGCCGCAATCTCGGCTACGGCATTCAGCTGCGTGAGAAGCAGAAGGTGAAGCGTTCGTACGGGGTGCTCGAGAAGCAGTTCCGCAGCTATTTCAAGCAGGCGGAGCGGCGCAAGGGCATCACCGGCGAGAACCTCCTGGCGATTCTCGAGCGGCGTTTGGACAACGTGGTCTACAGCCTGGGGTTCGCCTCGTCGAGAGCGCAGGCACGCCAGCTCGTCCGCCACGGTCATGTCCAGGTGGGCGGCAGGAAGAACACCATTCCGTCCTTCCAGGTCAAGGTGGGAGACGAGATCGCGATAAAGGAAGGCAGCCGTAAGAACGACTTCATTCGCGCGAGTGTCGAGACCGCCAGGGGCCGGGGCATTCCCAGCTGGCTGGAGATGGACCCCGACAATTTCTCCGGCTCGGTCACGGCCCTGCCCACGCGCGAAGAGATCAAGCTCGCCATCGAAGAACAGCTGATCGTCGAGCTCTACAGTCGGTAACTCGGTAACTCGGTAACTGAAAACCCCGGAGTTCACTCGGGTACATAGATACAAGGAGTCGGTTATGGAATATCAGGTTTTTCAACGGCCCAAGAGCCTCGAGGTCGAGCGCGAGTCGTACACTCCGACCTACGGCAAGTTCATCGCACGGCCGTTCGAGCGAGGCTTTGCCAACACCATCGGTAACGCGCTGCGGCGCTGCCTGTTGTCGTCGATCGAAGGTGCCGCGGTCTCGGCCGTTCGCATCGAAGGCGTTCTGCACGAGTTCTCGGCGATCCCGGGCGTGGTGGAGGATGTGACCGACATTATCCTCAACCTCAAAGAGATCCCTTTCCTGCTGCACTCGGACGAGCCCAAGGTGATCACGCTGGACGCCGCGGGCGCGGGTGTGGCCGATGCCGGTCTCTTCAACGCCGACGCGAATGTGGAGATCTGCGACGAGGCAGCTCCTATCGCGACGATCAACGAGTCCGGTACGCTCAAGCTCGAAGCCCAGATCAAAAAGGGCCGCGGCTACGTGAGCGCGGAGCGCAACTTCGACGAGACCCTGGGGCTCGGCTGGATTCCGGTCGACTCGGTGCACAGCCCGATCAAGAGGGTGAACTACCGCGTCGAGGCCGCTCGCGTCGGTCGTGCGACCGACTACGAGCAGCTCCTGCTCGAGGTCTGGACCAACGGCACCATCTCTCCGGAAGACGCGGTCTCGCAGGCGGCCGACCTGCTCAACAAGCACCTCGGCATTTTCATCGGTTCCGAGGAGGCCCTGCTGGCCGAGGTCGAAGAAGAAGTTTCCTCGATCGGCAGCGCGCTCGACTCGATTCTGGTCAAGCGCATCGACGAGTTGGATCTCTCGGTCCGTTCGACCAACTGCCTGAAGAACGCCAATATCATGACCCTTCGCGACCTGGTTGCTAGGAGTGAGCGGGACATGCTCGAGACCAAGAACTTCGGCAAGAAGTCTCTCGATGAGGTCCACGATCTGCTCGAGAGCTACGGCCTCTCCTTCGGGATGGACGTAGAAGGCGGAGCGCAATAACCCGGTGGCCTAGGCCACGGGAGGTTTTTCAATGAGACACGGTGTCCACGGACGCAAGCTCAGCAGAACGAGCGCACATCGCAAGGCGATGTTTCGCAATCAGCTGGCTTCGCTGATCCA
The bacterium genome window above contains:
- the rpsK gene encoding 30S ribosomal protein S11 codes for the protein MAKSKTGGKERRKKEKRVVPHGVVHVKATFNNTIVTVSDPDGGVLTWSSAGRIGFKGSRKGTPFAAQVAGKNAGVQAREFGVRSVDVEVNGPGAGRESAIRALSASGIDVKSIRDVTPIPHNGCRAPKRRRV
- a CDS encoding DNA-directed RNA polymerase subunit alpha; this translates as MEYQVFQRPKSLEVERESYTPTYGKFIARPFERGFANTIGNALRRCLLSSIEGAAVSAVRIEGVLHEFSAIPGVVEDVTDIILNLKEIPFLLHSDEPKVITLDAAGAGVADAGLFNADANVEICDEAAPIATINESGTLKLEAQIKKGRGYVSAERNFDETLGLGWIPVDSVHSPIKRVNYRVEAARVGRATDYEQLLLEVWTNGTISPEDAVSQAADLLNKHLGIFIGSEEALLAEVEEEVSSIGSALDSILVKRIDELDLSVRSTNCLKNANIMTLRDLVARSERDMLETKNFGKKSLDEVHDLLESYGLSFGMDVEGGAQ
- the rpsD gene encoding 30S ribosomal protein S4 yields the protein MARYTGPVCRLCRRERMKLFLKGDRCFKEKCAIERRGYPPGQHGQRRGRRNLGYGIQLREKQKVKRSYGVLEKQFRSYFKQAERRKGITGENLLAILERRLDNVVYSLGFASSRAQARQLVRHGHVQVGGRKNTIPSFQVKVGDEIAIKEGSRKNDFIRASVETARGRGIPSWLEMDPDNFSGSVTALPTREEIKLAIEEQLIVELYSR
- the rpmJ gene encoding 50S ribosomal protein L36 produces the protein MKVRASVKKMCAKCKIVRRRGVVRVICENPKHKQRQG
- the rpsM gene encoding 30S ribosomal protein S13: MARIAGIDLPPNKQIWIGLTYIHGIGATSSRQILSKAGVEETVKVKDLAEDEARKIREIIQNDLLVEGDLRKDVTQNIKRLIEIGSYRGMRHRRGLPTRGQRTHTNARTRKGPKRGAVAGKKKVKK
- the infA gene encoding translation initiation factor IF-1 gives rise to the protein MSKEDAIEVEAVVKEPLPNAMFKVELENGHEVLAHVSGKMRKHFIRILPGDRVRIELSPYDLDRGRITYRLRG